In the Leptolyngbya sp. SIO1E4 genome, one interval contains:
- a CDS encoding peroxiredoxin, with translation MALSVGVTAPDFTAQNDTGIPVTLSSLKGKTVVLYFYPKDDTPGCTKEAQSFRDNYEEYQDKDIVVLGVSMDDETSHKAFKEKYGLPFTLLADPDGAITKAYDVDGGGYSKRVTYIINSEGIVDKVFETVKTDSHAQDILAEMGS, from the coding sequence ATGGCTCTTTCTGTGGGTGTAACTGCGCCTGATTTCACCGCTCAAAATGACACAGGGATCCCAGTCACACTGTCTAGCCTCAAAGGCAAGACAGTGGTGCTGTATTTCTACCCCAAAGACGATACGCCTGGCTGTACCAAAGAGGCTCAGAGCTTCCGCGATAACTATGAAGAGTATCAGGACAAAGATATTGTCGTGCTGGGCGTGAGCATGGACGACGAGACTTCTCACAAAGCCTTCAAAGAAAAGTACGGCCTGCCCTTTACCCTATTAGCAGATCCCGATGGAGCTATCACCAAAGCCTATGACGTAGACGGTGGCGGCTATTCTAAGCGGGTGACCTACATCATCAACAGTGAGGGTATTGTTGACAAAGTCTTTGAAACGGTTAAAACCGACTCCCATGCTCAAGACATTTTGGCTGAGATGGGTTCATAA
- a CDS encoding pyridoxamine 5'-phosphate oxidase family protein: MTQSANTFPKTERNRIKRVPKRGQYDRATVHAILDTGLVCHVGFAHEGQPFVIPTAYGRLEDVMYIHGSPASRLLRTLEGGIDVCVTVTLLDGLVMARSAFHHSMNYRSVVVFGQATLVQDPVEKLAALEAFTNHVVPGRWDEVRSPNAQELAGTWVLALPITEASAKIRTGPPVDDADDYALPIWAGEIPLQPIPGTPQPDPQLANGIEISKSILTYCQPANP, from the coding sequence ATGACCCAATCTGCAAACACTTTTCCCAAAACCGAGCGCAACCGGATTAAGCGAGTCCCTAAACGAGGCCAGTATGATCGCGCCACCGTTCATGCCATTCTTGATACGGGTTTGGTGTGTCATGTTGGGTTTGCCCATGAAGGTCAGCCCTTCGTGATTCCTACAGCCTATGGACGACTTGAGGATGTGATGTATATTCACGGGTCTCCGGCGAGTCGCCTTTTACGAACGCTGGAAGGAGGCATTGATGTCTGTGTGACTGTGACGCTGTTAGACGGGCTAGTAATGGCGCGATCTGCGTTTCATCACTCTATGAACTATCGCTCGGTTGTGGTGTTTGGCCAAGCGACCCTGGTGCAAGATCCGGTTGAGAAACTCGCTGCCTTGGAAGCGTTCACCAATCATGTGGTGCCTGGCCGATGGGACGAAGTGCGATCGCCTAATGCTCAAGAGCTAGCAGGCACGTGGGTGCTGGCCCTCCCCATCACGGAAGCTTCCGCTAAAATTCGCACTGGCCCTCCCGTTGATGATGCCGATGATTATGCGCTGCCTATCTGGGCAGGGGAAATTCCTCTCCAGCCCATCCCTGGTACCCCTCAACCGGATCCTCAACTGGCCAATGGGATTGAGATTTCTAAGTCAATTTTGACCTATTGCCAACCTGCTAACCCATAA
- a CDS encoding PhzF family phenazine biosynthesis protein, which produces MRVSAPINILQVDAFTDSPFGGNPAAVCVLPAATHADWMQAIAAEMNLSETAFLYPVEEGYHLRWFTPAAEVDLCGHATLASAHVLWSEGYLSATQTARFQTQSGLLTATQAEGWITLNFPARPVTAIAATPELLKSLRGLQPSYTGCSGDSADANFLVELASEAYVRSLQPDFGMMRTLPVQGVIVTAPADDPKFDFVSRYFAPAIGINEDPVTGAAHCSLTPYWQAKLGKSDLMAQQVSARGGILKVQFQGERVLISGQAVTVLKGLLLSAPVPAPQE; this is translated from the coding sequence ATGCGTGTTTCTGCCCCGATTAATATCTTGCAAGTTGATGCCTTTACGGATAGCCCTTTTGGCGGTAATCCAGCCGCTGTGTGTGTGCTGCCGGCTGCCACCCATGCTGATTGGATGCAGGCGATTGCAGCAGAAATGAACCTGTCAGAAACGGCTTTCCTATATCCCGTTGAAGAGGGCTATCACTTGCGCTGGTTTACTCCCGCCGCAGAAGTGGATCTCTGTGGACATGCAACCCTAGCAAGTGCTCATGTCCTTTGGAGTGAGGGTTATTTGTCTGCAACCCAGACGGCTCGCTTTCAGACCCAGAGTGGATTACTAACCGCAACTCAGGCTGAGGGGTGGATCACGCTGAATTTTCCGGCCCGGCCTGTGACCGCCATTGCTGCTACACCAGAGCTACTCAAAAGCTTACGGGGGCTGCAGCCAAGCTATACCGGATGCAGTGGCGATTCCGCAGATGCTAACTTTTTGGTGGAGCTTGCATCTGAAGCCTATGTGCGATCGCTCCAACCCGACTTTGGCATGATGAGAACGCTGCCAGTGCAAGGGGTTATTGTCACGGCTCCAGCTGACGATCCGAAATTTGACTTTGTCTCTCGTTACTTTGCCCCAGCTATAGGCATTAATGAAGACCCAGTTACCGGGGCTGCCCATTGTTCTCTAACCCCTTATTGGCAGGCCAAGTTGGGCAAATCAGACTTGATGGCTCAGCAGGTCTCCGCACGGGGAGGCATTCTTAAGGTGCAATTCCAGGGAGAGCGGGTGTTAATCAGCGGGCAAGCTGTCACGGTCCTGAAAGGTCTGCTATTGTCTGCACCAGTGCCAGCCCCCCAGGAGTAA
- a CDS encoding EamA family transporter, with protein sequence MSRLHTLLAVLATVLWGFTFVAIKVGLGEFPPLLFAALRFVVIAFPAILFVPRAGMPWRWIFGVGWVMGVFQFSFLYIGMVNGMPAGLSSLVVQAQALFTLLLSTWVLQDMPRRQQWLGVGLALSGMGAIALARGGTAQLLGLLLVLGSSLSWAVGNICIKLAKIGNGFRLVVWMAIVPPLPLLGLSALFESGQWAAIRSLTPLGVGTIFYTGLVSSLLCFGLWAYLVQHYSPNRVAPFSLLVPIFGMAFSVLLLGDSLSRLEIIGSALVFAGLCLTILTPNSDP encoded by the coding sequence ATGAGCCGATTACATACGCTGCTGGCCGTTCTGGCGACTGTTCTGTGGGGATTTACGTTTGTAGCGATTAAGGTCGGTCTGGGCGAGTTTCCGCCGCTGCTCTTTGCCGCATTGAGGTTTGTGGTGATTGCCTTTCCAGCGATTTTATTTGTGCCGCGAGCAGGGATGCCCTGGCGCTGGATTTTCGGGGTTGGTTGGGTGATGGGGGTATTTCAGTTTAGCTTTCTCTACATTGGCATGGTGAATGGCATGCCAGCCGGGTTGTCTTCGTTAGTCGTGCAGGCGCAGGCACTCTTTACCCTGCTGCTGTCTACCTGGGTGTTACAAGATATGCCTCGACGGCAGCAGTGGCTAGGGGTCGGGTTAGCCCTTTCAGGGATGGGGGCGATCGCCCTTGCTCGCGGCGGTACGGCTCAGCTACTTGGACTGCTCTTGGTGTTAGGCTCTAGCCTGTCTTGGGCGGTGGGCAATATTTGCATCAAGCTGGCCAAAATTGGAAATGGGTTTCGTTTAGTTGTGTGGATGGCTATCGTGCCGCCCCTGCCACTCTTGGGGCTGTCTGCTCTGTTTGAGTCAGGCCAATGGGCTGCCATTCGCTCCCTGACACCATTAGGGGTTGGCACGATCTTTTATACAGGTCTGGTTTCTTCTCTCTTGTGCTTTGGACTTTGGGCCTATTTAGTGCAGCACTACTCCCCCAATCGGGTGGCTCCGTTCTCGTTGCTAGTCCCTATTTTTGGGATGGCCTTTTCGGTATTGCTGTTGGGGGATAGTCTCAGCAGGCTCGAAATAATAGGGTCAGCTCTGGTGTTTGCCGGGTTGTGCTTAACGATACTCACCCCTAATTCAGATCCGTGA
- a CDS encoding pentapeptide repeat-containing protein — translation MRGLTRWVWMGLWVGVMLLGLMGVPKGAIAAEDFTYANLTLRSFAGEDLSGSSLAAAEARDANFENADLSQTILTKGSFYKAHMAGVNLTESFADRVTFDEADLTNAIVVDAIMTSTSFKDATIEGADFSGTILDRYQIIQMCQYADGVNPVTGVATRDSLGCR, via the coding sequence ATGCGCGGGTTAACTCGGTGGGTATGGATGGGACTCTGGGTCGGCGTTATGTTGCTGGGGTTAATGGGTGTGCCTAAAGGCGCGATCGCTGCAGAGGACTTTACCTACGCCAATCTCACCCTGCGTTCCTTTGCGGGTGAAGACCTCTCCGGTTCGTCTCTTGCGGCGGCTGAAGCTCGCGATGCCAACTTTGAGAATGCTGATCTAAGCCAAACTATTTTAACCAAAGGCTCTTTTTACAAAGCTCACATGGCTGGGGTTAACTTAACGGAGTCCTTTGCAGATCGGGTTACGTTTGATGAGGCAGATTTAACGAACGCTATTGTCGTAGATGCCATCATGACGAGTACCAGCTTCAAAGATGCCACCATCGAGGGGGCCGATTTTTCAGGAACGATCTTAGATCGCTATCAAATCATACAGATGTGCCAATATGCCGATGGTGTCAACCCAGTCACCGGCGTAGCCACTCGTGATAGCCTTGGCTGTCGCTGA